One window from the genome of Nicotiana sylvestris chromosome 9, ASM39365v2, whole genome shotgun sequence encodes:
- the LOC138877859 gene encoding uncharacterized protein: MVGQVLESHKITFDEDELPPVGIGHNKALHITMQCEDYFITIILIDGGFSLNICPLVTLKKLGKGLHEIKDGAINVKAFDGSQRSTIGEISPCLQMGPTWFEVDFQVIDVPASYNLLLRRPWIHATGAVASMLHQEVMFEWNH, encoded by the coding sequence atggtaggacaagtcttggaaagccataagatcacctttgatgaagatgagctgccacctgtaGGGAtagggcacaacaaggcactgcacatcactatgcaatgtgaagattatttcatcaccataatcctaatcgatggaggtttcagtcttaacatttgtccgcttgtaacactcaagaagttaggTAAAGgtctgcatgagataaaggatggagcaataaatgtgaaagccttcgatggttcccagaggtccaccattggagaGATTAGTCcatgcctgcagatgggaccaacctggtttgaggtcgatttccaggtgatagatgtaccagcgtcttacaacttgctgctaagacggccatggattcatgctactggggctgtagcatcaatgttgcatcaggAAGTAatgttcgaatggaatcactag